A genomic stretch from Hemibagrus wyckioides isolate EC202008001 linkage group LG18, SWU_Hwy_1.0, whole genome shotgun sequence includes:
- the yipf5 gene encoding protein YIPF5 yields MSGFESFNTDFYQSPYSVDDQNQGTYNYGNAEDPYNKQYGQYDYSQQIGYGAPPMMQPQQPYTGQIYQPTPAFTPTSSQSMYSSSFEDEPPLLEELGINFDHIWQKTLTVLHPMKAADGSIMNETDLAGPMVFCLAFGATLLLTGKIQFGYVYGISAIGCLGMYCLLNLMSMTGVSFGCVASVLGYCLLPMILLSSFGVLFSLQGLLGIILTAAIIGWCSFSASKIFISALAMDGQQLLVAYPCALLYGVFALISVF; encoded by the exons ATGTCCGGGTTTGAGAGTTTCAACACAGACTTCTACCAGTCTCCTTACAGTGTAGACGACCAGAACCAAGGCACTTACAACTACGGCAATGCAGAAGATCCATACAACAA GCAGTACGGTCAGTACGACTATTCCCAGCAGATAGGCTATGGCGCGCCGCCCATGATGCAGCCTCAGCAGCCTTACACAGGACAGATCTATCAGCCCACGCCTGCCTTCACACCGACTTCCTCACAGTCCATGTACAGCAGCAGCTTTGAGGATGAGCCGCCACTGCTGGagg AGTTGGGAATCAACTTTGACCACATCTGGCAGAAGACGCTAACGGTGCTGCATCCCATGAAGGCAGCAGATGGCAGCATAATGAATGAAACGGATCTGGCCGGTCCCATGGTGTTCTGCCTGGCCTTCGGGGCTACGCTGCTGCTC aCGGGTAAGATCCAGTTCGGCTACGTGTACGGGATTAGCGCCATCGGCTGCCTGGGCATGTACTGCCTCCTGAACCTCATGAGCATGACGGGCGTCTCGTTCGGCTGCGTAGCCAGCGTCCTGGGGTACTGTCTGCTACCCATGATTCTCCTCTCCAGCTTCGGCGTGCTCTTCTCCTTACA GGGCTTGCTGGGGATCATTTTAACGGCCGCCATCATCGGCTGGTGCAGCTTTTCTGCCTCCAAGATCTTCATATCTGCCCTGGCGATGGATGGCCAGCAGCTGCTGGTGGCTTACCCCTGCGCTCTGCTCTATGGAGTTTTCGCCCTCATCTCCGTATTCTGA